In Hymenobacter gelipurpurascens, one DNA window encodes the following:
- a CDS encoding DUF4846 domain-containing protein, whose translation MSLCFGLSGAITTPALPAAQQLPTSAVGQYQWLQKGQYNPKQSLAARFPAPTGYERVAVTSGSFGQWLRYLPLLPTGSSVHLHNGELKDRQDVHAAVLNLNTGSRDLQQCADAVIRLRAEYLFSQDPTQVHFHLTSGHDIRFQDWYSGRTFRVAGEQVLPASKPAELPTHAVFRRYMDQIFTYAGTLSLSRELVSVPLAQVQPGDVLIRGGSPGHAVLVLDVALQPSIGRRVALLAQSYMPAQQMHVLKPDSFQSYGAWFALDASQEQVFTPEWTFSQNELKRFE comes from the coding sequence ATGAGCCTTTGCTTTGGCTTAAGTGGTGCTATTACAACCCCTGCCTTACCTGCTGCCCAGCAACTCCCGACCTCAGCCGTAGGCCAGTACCAGTGGCTCCAGAAAGGCCAATACAACCCTAAACAGAGCCTTGCCGCCCGCTTTCCAGCTCCGACGGGCTATGAGCGGGTAGCGGTAACCTCGGGTAGCTTTGGGCAGTGGCTGCGGTATTTGCCTTTGCTGCCGACCGGCTCATCGGTGCACCTGCACAATGGCGAGTTGAAGGACCGCCAGGATGTACACGCGGCCGTATTGAACCTGAATACCGGCTCCCGCGACCTGCAGCAGTGCGCTGATGCCGTGATTCGGTTGCGGGCAGAATATCTATTTAGCCAAGACCCTACACAGGTGCATTTCCATTTGACCAGTGGGCACGATATCCGCTTTCAGGATTGGTATAGCGGCCGCACTTTCCGAGTGGCCGGCGAGCAGGTCCTTCCTGCTTCAAAACCCGCAGAATTGCCCACTCACGCGGTTTTTCGGCGGTATATGGACCAGATTTTCACGTACGCGGGCACATTGTCGTTGAGCAGGGAACTGGTGTCGGTTCCGCTGGCACAGGTGCAGCCCGGCGACGTGCTCATTCGGGGTGGCTCGCCGGGGCATGCCGTGTTGGTGCTGGATGTGGCCCTGCAGCCCAGTATAGGCCGCCGGGTTGCCTTGCTGGCGCAGAGCTATATGCCGGCCCAGCAAATGCACGTCCTGAAGCCCGACTCATTCCAATCTTACGGAGCCTGGTTTGCGCTCGACGCCAGTCAGGAACAGGTATTTACACCTGAGTGGACGTTCAGCCAGAATGAGCTAAAGCGCTTCGAGTAA
- a CDS encoding SIR2 family NAD-dependent protein deacylase, with translation MREKLVVLTGAGISAESGLATFRGSDGLWEGHRVEDVASPEGWARNPELVLDFYNQRRQAARLAQPNAGHLALVALEQAYDVVIVTQNVDDLHERAGSSHVIHLHGKLMESRSTRHEELVYPMTSDVIQLGDVCEKGHQLRPNIVWFGEQVPLMEQAMQEAATADVFLVVGTSLQVYPAASLLHYTRPDCPIYIIDPNQPPVSAGPNVHFVREPATTGVPRVAQELLSGN, from the coding sequence ATGAGAGAAAAACTGGTAGTACTGACCGGCGCGGGCATTAGTGCAGAGAGTGGCCTAGCCACCTTCCGGGGCTCCGATGGGCTTTGGGAAGGGCACCGCGTGGAAGATGTAGCCTCACCAGAAGGCTGGGCCCGTAATCCGGAGCTAGTGCTTGATTTCTATAACCAGCGGCGCCAAGCAGCCCGGCTGGCGCAACCCAATGCGGGCCATCTGGCCCTGGTGGCGTTGGAACAGGCCTACGATGTAGTTATCGTGACCCAAAATGTAGACGACCTACATGAGCGGGCCGGTAGCTCCCACGTGATTCATCTGCATGGTAAGCTGATGGAATCGCGCAGCACCCGCCATGAGGAGCTGGTGTACCCGATGACTTCCGATGTAATTCAGCTTGGTGATGTCTGTGAAAAAGGCCATCAGTTGCGGCCTAATATTGTATGGTTTGGGGAGCAGGTGCCGCTTATGGAGCAGGCCATGCAGGAAGCTGCCACCGCCGATGTATTTCTGGTGGTCGGGACTTCGCTGCAGGTATACCCCGCTGCCAGCTTGCTACACTATACCCGCCCCGATTGCCCGATATATATAATCGACCCCAATCAGCCGCCGGTTTCGGCAGGGCCAAACGTGCATTTTGTACGGGAGCCCGCCACTACCGGCGTTCCGCGTGTGGCGCAGGAATTACTATCAGGCAACTAA